A genomic segment from Amyelois transitella isolate CPQ chromosome 15, ilAmyTran1.1, whole genome shotgun sequence encodes:
- the LOC106141958 gene encoding large ribosomal subunit protein P1 — MASKAELACVYSALILVDDDVAVTGEKISTILKAAAVDVEPYWPGLFAKALEGVNVRELITNIGSGVGAAPAAGAAPAAAAAAPAAEAAKEEKKEEEPEESDDDMGFGLFD; from the coding sequence atggcaTCAAAGGCTGAATTAGCTTGCGTTTACTCCGCTCTCATCCTTGTTGATGACGATGTAGCGGTGACTGGTGAGAAAATCTCGACCATCCTGAAGGCGGCTGCCGTTGACGTCGAGCCGTACTGGCCCGGTCTGTTCGCTAAAGCCCTGGAGGGTGTAAACGTGAGGGAGCTCATCACTAACATCGGATCCGGCGTGGGAGCAGCGCCGGCTGCTGGCGCGGCGCCTGCTGCAGCTGCCGCTGCCCCTGCCGCTGAGGCCGCCAaggaagaaaagaaagaagaagaaccCGAGGAGTCTGATGATGACATGGGTTTCGGTCTCTTCGACTAA